From one Desulfurobacterium thermolithotrophum DSM 11699 genomic stretch:
- a CDS encoding MotA/TolQ/ExbB proton channel family protein, whose amino-acid sequence MSVLELLQKSGIIGYFLLFLSVISVAIIIEKFIVLRLSKLVPKEDLRLIVDFLSEGNIGDAVEFCKKRKSFLTSIVLDALKNIGKPTKENFLNAFEVTAKRKFMEIERGMPLLATIAAVSPLLGLVGTVLGMIKIFGVLTAGSTAIGNPQELSAGIAEALLTTVFGLLVAIPALFMYNLFQRKLDKIAAEVESAGVLIANNFKGLK is encoded by the coding sequence ATGAGTGTTTTAGAGCTCTTACAAAAATCAGGAATTATAGGCTATTTTCTTTTGTTTCTTTCAGTTATTTCGGTAGCTATTATTATAGAGAAGTTTATTGTTCTTCGTCTTTCAAAACTTGTACCTAAAGAGGACTTAAGATTAATAGTTGATTTTCTAAGTGAAGGAAATATTGGAGATGCTGTAGAGTTTTGTAAGAAAAGAAAAAGTTTCTTAACTTCCATAGTTCTTGATGCTTTAAAAAATATTGGAAAACCTACAAAAGAAAACTTTCTCAACGCGTTTGAAGTAACAGCAAAAAGGAAGTTTATGGAAATAGAAAGAGGTATGCCTCTCCTTGCAACAATAGCCGCAGTTTCACCTCTTTTAGGACTTGTTGGAACGGTTCTTGGAATGATTAAAATATTTGGAGTCCTGACTGCTGGAAGTACAGCTATTGGCAATCCTCAAGAGCTCTCAGCAGGAATTGCAGAAGCTCTCCTTACTACAGTTTTTGGCTTATTAGTTGCCATTCCAGCACTTTTTATGTACAACCTATTCCAAAGAAAACTTGATAAGATAGCAGCTGAAGTTGAGTCTGCAGGAGTCTTAATAGCTAATAATTTTAAAGGTCTTAAGTGA
- a CDS encoding tRNA (adenine-N1)-methyltransferase — translation MGIVKETDTVVLYDSEKDKKYFLNLSLAKGKFNTDKGEINIQDLIGKKYGSVIETHKGFKYVILPCTLYDFIMYKLNRLTQIIYPKDSAYIALRLNVKPGDLVVESGIGSGAMTAVFAHIVGDSGKVVSYERREEFIKNALSNLRKLGLDHRVKVKHRDIAEGFDETEADAVFLDVREPWLYIDKAYKALKTGNMLGILVPTVNQVIEVLKKIEKFPFIDVEVSEILLRKYKTVPERLRPEDRMPAHTAYLIFARKLPGIVEV, via the coding sequence ATGGGAATAGTTAAGGAAACAGATACAGTAGTTCTTTACGATTCTGAAAAAGATAAGAAGTATTTTCTTAATCTCTCACTTGCAAAAGGGAAGTTTAATACTGATAAAGGAGAGATAAATATTCAGGATCTCATTGGAAAAAAGTATGGTTCAGTAATAGAAACTCATAAAGGTTTTAAATACGTAATTCTTCCCTGTACTCTTTATGATTTCATTATGTATAAGCTTAACAGACTAACGCAAATAATTTATCCCAAGGATTCAGCTTATATAGCTCTCAGATTAAATGTAAAACCTGGTGATTTAGTGGTGGAGAGCGGTATAGGAAGTGGAGCAATGACAGCTGTTTTCGCTCATATTGTTGGGGATTCTGGAAAAGTGGTAAGTTATGAAAGAAGAGAAGAATTTATAAAGAATGCTCTTTCTAATCTTCGTAAATTAGGTCTTGATCACAGAGTAAAGGTTAAGCATAGGGATATTGCAGAAGGTTTTGATGAAACTGAGGCTGACGCAGTTTTTTTAGATGTAAGAGAACCTTGGCTTTACATAGATAAGGCATACAAAGCACTTAAAACAGGAAATATGCTTGGTATTCTTGTTCCTACAGTTAATCAGGTAATTGAAGTTTTAAAGAAAATAGAAAAGTTTCCTTTTATAGATGTAGAAGTATCAGAAATACTTCTTAGGAAGTATAAAACAGTTCCAGAAAGGTTAAGACCCGAAGATAGAATGCCAGCTCATACAGCTTATCTTATATTTGCTAGAAAATTACCCGGTATCGTAGAGGTATAG
- a CDS encoding penicillin-binding transpeptidase domain-containing protein, with amino-acid sequence MKKVQVLGSLLLLFTLFGFVVHNDSEEKGKIERKETSFEFKETEIKSSYEKLNKLLRDFSYQYYLFKKAKLEKGKYVYHDKDLTIIFTVDPQFQEILEKKFKYFKIKYGAYVALDALTGKVLATVSSLDYPDLTIKRTFPTASTFKIITAATAIETGIADLNTSFICGGHDDSCSPSVWLNSKYRVKRNMKDSFAFSSNPFFGNLGRLIGEENLLKFAEKFGFNRKDYGFPWGIMRKPLDGYDLALMAAGLGETRTSPFHEALIALTIENQGIMLKPSLIEKVYDSDGKLLFSFKKEKLAKVVSLSTANKIKTMMLMTVKYGTVSDRKYFRKLKWQYPNLVIGGKSGTLSELTYPEGRCEWFTGFMEYGGKKIAFSSLAVNGSKYYLSGYELAAVASMDFVKLNSTFAKN; translated from the coding sequence ATGAAGAAAGTTCAAGTTTTAGGAAGCTTACTTTTACTGTTTACTCTATTTGGATTTGTAGTTCATAATGATTCGGAAGAAAAAGGAAAAATCGAAAGGAAAGAAACTTCCTTTGAATTTAAAGAAACTGAGATTAAATCATCCTATGAAAAATTAAATAAGCTTTTAAGAGATTTTTCTTATCAATATTACCTTTTTAAAAAAGCTAAGTTAGAAAAAGGAAAATATGTTTACCATGATAAAGACTTAACTATAATTTTTACTGTTGATCCTCAATTTCAAGAAATACTTGAAAAGAAATTTAAATACTTTAAGATTAAGTACGGAGCATATGTTGCGCTTGATGCCTTAACTGGAAAGGTTCTTGCAACAGTTTCAAGTCTTGATTATCCAGATCTTACAATAAAAAGAACTTTTCCCACAGCTTCAACATTTAAAATTATAACCGCTGCAACAGCGATAGAAACAGGTATTGCTGACCTCAATACTTCTTTTATTTGTGGTGGACACGATGACTCTTGTTCTCCATCTGTTTGGCTTAACAGTAAATACAGGGTAAAAAGGAATATGAAGGATTCGTTTGCATTCTCTTCAAATCCATTTTTTGGAAATCTTGGTAGACTCATCGGAGAAGAAAATCTCTTAAAATTTGCTGAAAAGTTCGGATTCAATAGAAAGGACTACGGGTTTCCATGGGGAATTATGAGAAAACCTCTTGATGGTTACGATTTAGCTTTAATGGCAGCAGGTCTTGGCGAGACAAGAACAAGTCCTTTTCATGAAGCTTTAATAGCTCTCACTATAGAAAATCAAGGAATTATGTTAAAACCCTCGTTAATAGAAAAAGTTTATGATTCAGATGGTAAGTTGTTGTTCTCTTTCAAAAAAGAGAAACTGGCAAAGGTTGTATCTCTATCAACAGCAAATAAAATAAAAACCATGATGCTTATGACTGTAAAGTATGGAACTGTCTCTGATAGAAAATATTTTAGGAAACTTAAATGGCAGTATCCAAACTTAGTAATTGGCGGAAAGAGTGGAACTCTTTCGGAGCTGACATACCCCGAAGGTAGGTGCGAGTGGTTTACTGGTTTTATGGAATATGGAGGTAAAAAAATAGCATTTTCTTCACTTGCAGTTAACGGAAGTAAATATTACCTATCGGGATATGAGTTAGCGGCAGTAGCATCTATGGATTTTGTTAAACTTAACTCTACTTTTGCTAAAAATTAA